A genomic region of Barnesiella viscericola DSM 18177 contains the following coding sequences:
- a CDS encoding LexA family transcriptional regulator → MAENDDKVLRIKELIDNLGITQSEFAKRIAIDASNFSKHLTGKLPISDSLINKIVVELGVSKEWLCSGSGLMYGAAGTGMNPDVHTHIRTLTLPSGAIVPEVRNGAKVYGLDVTAGNLGRDRMFTDDLVIGSIDVPFINPDCSIVKVSGDSMKPVINNGDMIAIREIKNPNLIFWGQIYVVLLEDYRMVKYVRKHENPNRVILRSENKEYDDIEIEKRDICDLFIVENIIRIDNRI, encoded by the coding sequence ATGGCCGAAAATGATGATAAGGTTTTGAGAATAAAGGAGTTGATTGATAACCTGGGAATTACCCAATCGGAGTTTGCCAAACGCATCGCCATCGATGCCTCGAATTTCTCCAAACACCTGACCGGCAAACTGCCCATCAGCGACTCGCTCATCAACAAGATTGTGGTCGAACTGGGCGTATCGAAAGAGTGGCTCTGCTCAGGTTCCGGCCTCATGTATGGAGCTGCGGGCACCGGCATGAATCCCGATGTGCATACCCACATACGCACCCTCACCCTCCCCTCGGGAGCCATCGTCCCCGAGGTGCGCAACGGGGCAAAGGTCTACGGACTCGACGTGACGGCCGGGAACCTGGGACGCGACCGCATGTTTACCGACGACCTGGTCATCGGCAGCATCGATGTGCCCTTCATCAACCCCGATTGCAGCATTGTCAAGGTGAGCGGCGACAGCATGAAGCCGGTTATCAACAACGGCGACATGATTGCCATTCGCGAAATCAAGAACCCCAACCTCATCTTTTGGGGACAAATCTACGTCGTGCTGTTGGAGGACTACCGTATGGTGAAATATGTGCGCAAGCACGAGAACCCCAACCGGGTAATCCTGCGCAGCGAGAACAAGGAGTATGACGACATCGAAATCGAGAAACGCGACATCTGCGACCTCTTTATCGTCGAGAACATCATACGCATCGACAACCGCATCTGA
- the purN gene encoding phosphoribosylglycinamide formyltransferase has protein sequence MSQKKRLAVFASGTGTNFEAIVTACERGQIPAEVAVLVCDKPAAAVVERAARHGVEVFAFQPKSFPSKADMENAIADELDKHGIDWVCLAGYMRIITDTLLSRYGGRIINIHPSLLPAFPGARAVEQALAYGVKVYGVTIHHVDQTVDGGRIIAQRAVPYEGHDLDELFRLVHAAEHELYPATIARLLAGEVS, from the coding sequence ATGTCTCAGAAAAAACGGCTGGCTGTATTTGCCAGCGGTACCGGTACCAACTTTGAAGCGATAGTGACTGCCTGCGAACGGGGGCAGATTCCGGCCGAGGTGGCCGTGCTGGTGTGCGATAAACCGGCGGCGGCCGTGGTGGAGCGGGCTGCCCGTCATGGCGTGGAGGTTTTCGCCTTCCAGCCCAAGTCATTCCCCTCGAAGGCCGATATGGAAAATGCCATTGCCGATGAACTCGACAAGCACGGCATCGATTGGGTCTGTCTGGCGGGTTACATGCGCATCATCACCGACACGTTGCTGTCGCGCTACGGCGGACGCATCATCAACATTCACCCGTCGCTGCTCCCTGCATTTCCCGGGGCGAGGGCCGTGGAGCAGGCTTTGGCCTACGGGGTGAAGGTTTATGGTGTGACGATTCACCATGTAGACCAGACGGTCGACGGCGGGCGTATTATTGCCCAGCGGGCTGTCCCCTACGAAGGGCACGACCTTGACGAACTGTTCCGGCTGGTGCATGCCGCCGAGCATGAGCTCTATCCCGCCACCATCGCCCGTTTGCTGGCCGGTGAGGTATCGTGA
- a CDS encoding 2-oxoacid:ferredoxin oxidoreductase subunit beta encodes MEEQKVYTAKDYKSDQYVRWCPGCGDHSIVNVLQKAMATLGIPPHQTVVVSGIGCSSRLPYYMNTYGFHTIHGRAAAIATGVKTANPDLTVWQISGDGDCLAIGGNHFIHSVRRNVDINVVLMNNKIYGLTKGQYSPTSDRGFVTKSSPYGTVEDPFIPAELVFGARGTFFARSLDVELSVSQEVLVEAARHKGTSVVELLQNCVIFNNNIHSYVADKEFRADRTIHLRHGEKMIFGKDHNRGLVLDGYKLNAVTIGENGVTLDDILVHDAKSPGNFLHQSLAMMDGHELPLAIGVIRNVEAPVYDQEVARQVKEVTAKVPYHSLREFLLHGETWEVK; translated from the coding sequence ATGGAAGAACAAAAAGTATATACGGCAAAAGATTATAAGAGCGATCAGTATGTGCGCTGGTGCCCCGGCTGTGGCGACCACTCGATTGTAAACGTGTTGCAAAAGGCCATGGCCACTCTGGGCATACCGCCTCACCAGACGGTGGTAGTCTCGGGTATCGGTTGCTCGTCGCGATTGCCCTACTACATGAATACCTACGGGTTCCACACCATTCACGGGCGCGCCGCTGCGATAGCTACCGGCGTGAAGACGGCCAACCCCGACCTGACCGTGTGGCAAATCTCGGGCGACGGCGACTGCCTCGCCATCGGTGGTAACCACTTTATACACTCGGTGCGTCGTAACGTCGACATCAACGTGGTGTTGATGAACAACAAGATCTACGGACTCACCAAGGGTCAGTATTCGCCCACGAGCGACCGCGGATTCGTGACCAAGTCGTCGCCCTACGGTACGGTGGAAGACCCCTTTATCCCGGCCGAACTCGTATTCGGTGCCCGGGGAACCTTCTTTGCCCGCTCGCTCGATGTGGAGCTTTCGGTGTCGCAAGAGGTGCTGGTCGAAGCTGCCCGTCACAAGGGAACCTCGGTGGTCGAGCTGTTGCAGAACTGTGTCATCTTCAACAACAACATTCACAGCTATGTGGCTGACAAGGAGTTCCGGGCCGACCGCACCATTCACCTGCGTCACGGCGAGAAGATGATTTTCGGGAAAGACCACAACCGGGGGCTCGTGCTCGACGGTTACAAACTCAATGCGGTGACTATCGGTGAGAACGGGGTTACGCTCGACGACATTCTGGTACACGATGCCAAGTCGCCGGGCAACTTCCTGCACCAGAGCCTGGCCATGATGGACGGGCACGAGTTGCCGTTGGCCATCGGTGTGATTCGCAACGTGGAGGCTCCCGTCTACGACCAGGAGGTGGCTCGCCAGGTGAAGGAGGTAACCGCCAAGGTCCCTTACCATTCGCTGCGTGAGTTCCTGTTGCACGGAGAGACCTGGGAGGTGAAATAG
- the mscL gene encoding large-conductance mechanosensitive channel protein MscL: MKSSFWTDFKNFAMRGNVIDLAVGVIIGGAFGKIVSSLVADIIMPLLGVLVGGINFTDLKWVLKAPREVDGVEQAAVTLNYGNFLQTTFDFLIIAFSIFLFIKLVTRLTEKRKAQAQAQAQATAPAEPSAEVKLLTEIRDLLKAQEPTSSK; encoded by the coding sequence ATGAAAAGTTCTTTTTGGACCGACTTTAAAAATTTTGCGATGCGTGGCAACGTCATCGACCTGGCCGTGGGTGTGATTATTGGCGGTGCTTTCGGTAAAATTGTCTCGTCGCTGGTGGCCGACATCATCATGCCGCTGCTGGGGGTGTTGGTAGGGGGTATCAACTTCACCGACCTGAAATGGGTGTTGAAGGCGCCGCGCGAGGTCGACGGCGTGGAGCAGGCGGCCGTCACGCTCAACTACGGGAATTTCTTGCAGACGACTTTCGATTTTCTCATCATCGCCTTCTCGATATTCCTGTTTATCAAACTTGTGACCCGCCTCACCGAGAAGCGCAAGGCGCAGGCGCAGGCCCAAGCCCAGGCGACTGCTCCGGCCGAACCTTCGGCCGAGGTGAAGCTGCTCACCGAGATTCGCGACTTGCTGAAAGCGCAGGAGCCGACCTCGTCGAAATAG
- a CDS encoding 2-oxoacid:acceptor oxidoreductase subunit alpha, with protein MTEKTNVKVLEEVVVRFSGDSGDGMQLAGNIFSNVSAGVGDEISTFPDYPAEIRAPQGTLGGVSGFQVHIGRGVHTPGDLADVLVAMNPAALKTNARHVKRGGVVIIDSDSFRASDLEKAAFKTDDPIQEAGLSHAQIVPVPITQMVKDSLADSGLDNKSIVRCKNMFALGLVCWLFDRPLEQAQHLLKNKFAKKLAIYEANAKVMNDGYNYGHNIHASVSTYRVESAQVRPGIYTDVNGNTATAWGLIAASEKSGLPLFLGSYPITPATDILHELAKRKDLGVKAIQVEDEIAGVCTAIGASFAGNLAVTSTSGPGLALKSEGIGLAVMSELPLVVIDVQRGGPSTGLPTKTEQTDLLQALYGRNGESPVVVLAASTPTNCFDMAFRAAKIALEHMTPVILLTDGFIGNGSSAWRIPDMDEYPDIKPNYVKPEQLGVWKPYDRDERSVRYWARPGLEGFMHRLGGLEKDSKTSAISTDPVNHEKMVRARQQKIDNIANDLPLLNVQGNPDADLLVVGWGGTYGHLYSAVEALNAQGKPVAFVHFNYINPLPLNTEEIIRRYKRVVVCELNNGQFAAYLSGKVPGKTFLRYNKIQAQPFMVSELIEHFTKLLEEE; from the coding sequence GGCGATGGCATGCAGTTGGCCGGAAATATTTTTTCCAATGTTTCGGCCGGTGTCGGAGATGAAATTTCGACCTTCCCCGATTATCCGGCAGAGATTCGGGCTCCGCAAGGTACGCTGGGCGGGGTTTCCGGTTTTCAAGTTCATATAGGGCGTGGTGTCCACACTCCCGGCGATTTGGCCGATGTGTTGGTAGCCATGAATCCCGCAGCCTTAAAGACTAATGCCCGTCATGTGAAGAGAGGCGGAGTAGTAATTATCGACTCGGACAGTTTTCGGGCCAGCGATTTGGAGAAGGCGGCCTTCAAGACCGACGACCCCATTCAGGAGGCCGGGCTGTCGCATGCCCAGATTGTGCCGGTGCCCATCACGCAGATGGTCAAGGATTCGCTGGCCGATTCGGGTCTCGACAACAAGTCGATTGTGCGGTGCAAGAACATGTTTGCGCTGGGGCTCGTCTGCTGGTTGTTCGACCGGCCGTTGGAGCAGGCACAACATTTACTGAAAAATAAGTTTGCCAAGAAACTGGCCATCTACGAGGCCAATGCCAAAGTGATGAACGACGGTTACAACTATGGCCACAACATACACGCGTCGGTCTCGACCTATCGGGTAGAGTCGGCGCAGGTGCGTCCCGGTATCTATACCGATGTGAACGGCAACACGGCTACGGCCTGGGGCTTGATAGCCGCATCGGAAAAGTCGGGGCTTCCCCTCTTCCTGGGCAGTTACCCCATTACTCCCGCCACCGATATTCTGCACGAGTTGGCCAAGCGCAAGGACCTGGGCGTGAAAGCCATTCAGGTCGAGGACGAGATTGCCGGCGTGTGCACGGCCATCGGTGCCTCGTTTGCCGGGAATCTGGCCGTGACCTCTACTTCGGGGCCCGGTCTGGCCTTGAAGAGCGAGGGTATCGGCCTGGCCGTGATGTCGGAGCTGCCGCTGGTGGTTATCGACGTACAGCGGGGCGGCCCGTCGACGGGTCTGCCTACCAAGACCGAGCAGACCGACCTGTTGCAGGCGCTCTACGGCCGTAACGGTGAGAGTCCGGTGGTGGTGCTGGCCGCATCGACTCCGACCAACTGCTTCGATATGGCCTTCCGGGCCGCCAAGATTGCCTTGGAGCACATGACGCCCGTCATCTTGTTGACCGACGGATTTATCGGCAACGGCTCTTCGGCCTGGCGTATCCCCGACATGGACGAGTATCCCGACATCAAGCCCAATTATGTGAAACCCGAGCAACTGGGTGTCTGGAAACCCTACGACCGCGACGAGCGTTCGGTGCGCTACTGGGCTCGACCGGGTCTCGAAGGCTTCATGCACCGGCTGGGCGGTCTGGAAAAAGACAGCAAGACCAGTGCCATCTCTACCGACCCCGTCAACCACGAGAAGATGGTGCGGGCCCGTCAGCAAAAAATCGACAACATCGCCAACGACCTGCCGTTGCTCAACGTGCAGGGTAACCCCGATGCCGATTTGCTGGTAGTGGGTTGGGGCGGTACCTACGGTCACCTCTACTCGGCTGTCGAGGCGCTGAATGCCCAAGGCAAACCGGTAGCATTCGTTCACTTCAACTATATCAATCCTCTGCCCTTGAATACCGAGGAGATTATTCGCCGCTACAAGCGGGTGGTGGTGTGCGAACTGAACAACGGTCAGTTTGCCGCCTATCTGTCGGGTAAGGTGCCCGGCAAGACCTTCCTGAGGTACAACAAGATTCAGGCCCAACCTTTCATGGTGAGCGAGTTGATTGAGCATTTTACAAAGCTTTTGGAGGAGGAATAA
- the trmB gene encoding tRNA (guanosine(46)-N7)-methyltransferase TrmB: MGKNKLKKFDDLQGYPHVFQYPFALLQEKGFEMRGKWGETFFKNNNPIVLELGCGKGEYAVGLARRFPQKNFIGVDIKGARMWSGAKQALEEGIPNVAFLRTNIELIDRFFAPGEVSEIWITFPDPQMKKVRKRLTSTRFMELYQHILTPDGLIHLKSDSPFLYTYTCEMVKANGYPVQVATDDLYHSGLADDILEIKTFYEQQWLERGMTIKYIRFVCQPREQFVEPDVDIPYDTYRSFNRGKRSGKQSSQDNANSK, from the coding sequence ATGGGAAAAAACAAACTCAAAAAATTCGACGACCTTCAAGGCTATCCCCACGTATTCCAATACCCCTTCGCCCTGTTGCAGGAGAAGGGATTCGAGATGCGGGGCAAATGGGGTGAGACCTTCTTCAAGAACAACAATCCCATCGTGCTCGAACTGGGCTGCGGGAAAGGCGAATATGCCGTGGGGCTGGCTCGGCGCTTCCCGCAGAAAAACTTCATCGGGGTCGACATCAAGGGGGCCCGCATGTGGAGCGGGGCCAAACAGGCTCTCGAAGAGGGTATCCCCAACGTGGCCTTCCTGCGCACGAACATCGAGTTGATAGACCGCTTCTTCGCCCCCGGCGAGGTGTCGGAAATCTGGATTACCTTCCCCGACCCGCAGATGAAGAAGGTGCGCAAGCGGCTCACCTCGACCCGCTTCATGGAGCTCTACCAACATATTCTTACGCCCGACGGGCTCATTCACCTGAAAAGCGACAGCCCCTTCCTCTACACCTATACCTGCGAGATGGTCAAGGCCAACGGCTACCCCGTGCAGGTGGCTACCGACGACCTCTACCACTCGGGACTGGCCGACGACATTCTTGAAATCAAGACCTTCTACGAGCAGCAATGGCTCGAACGGGGCATGACCATCAAGTACATCAGATTCGTGTGCCAACCTCGCGAACAATTTGTCGAACCCGACGTTGATATTCCCTACGATACCTACCGCAGCTTCAACCGGGGGAAACGGAGCGGCAAACAGAGCAGTCAGGACAATGCAAACTCTAAATAA
- a CDS encoding Mrp/NBP35 family ATP-binding protein, whose protein sequence is MQLYPKLILDALAKVRYPGNGKDLVANGMIEDDIRIDGNKVSFSIIFEKPNDPFIRSVVKAAETAILTFVSPDVEIKGNINVKAKQIARPNPENPLPGVKNIIAVSSGKGGVGKSTIASNLAVALARLGYKVGLLDADIFGPSAPTMFDIEDTDVYTENIGGRDLILPVERYGVKILSIGFFVRKNDAVLWRGGMASNALKQLITDAAWGDLDYFVLDLPPGTSDIHLTLVQTLAITGAIVVTTPQEVALADARKGISMFTGDKVNVPILGLVENMSWFTPAELPENKYYLFGKDGGKRLAEEAGVPLLGQIPIVQSICESGDSGHPVALDDSVTGLAFKRLAEAVVKATDERNATRPSTQRVEVHK, encoded by the coding sequence ATGCAGCTATATCCTAAACTCATACTCGACGCACTGGCCAAAGTGCGTTATCCCGGCAACGGAAAGGACCTGGTCGCCAACGGCATGATCGAGGACGATATCCGCATCGACGGGAACAAGGTGAGCTTCTCCATCATCTTCGAGAAGCCCAACGACCCCTTTATCCGCTCGGTAGTCAAAGCGGCCGAAACGGCCATTCTCACCTTTGTCAGCCCCGACGTGGAGATCAAGGGCAACATCAACGTCAAGGCCAAGCAGATTGCCCGACCCAACCCCGAGAATCCCCTCCCCGGCGTGAAGAACATCATCGCCGTGTCGTCGGGCAAAGGGGGTGTGGGCAAATCGACCATCGCCTCGAATCTGGCCGTAGCCCTGGCCCGCCTGGGCTACAAGGTAGGCCTGCTCGACGCCGACATCTTCGGGCCCTCGGCCCCCACGATGTTCGACATCGAGGATACCGACGTCTACACCGAGAACATCGGCGGCCGCGACCTCATCTTGCCCGTCGAGCGCTATGGCGTGAAAATACTCTCCATCGGCTTCTTCGTCCGCAAGAACGACGCCGTACTCTGGCGTGGCGGCATGGCCAGCAACGCCTTGAAACAGCTCATCACCGACGCCGCCTGGGGCGACCTCGACTACTTCGTGCTCGACCTGCCGCCGGGTACGAGCGACATACACCTCACCCTCGTACAGACACTCGCCATCACGGGAGCCATCGTGGTCACCACCCCGCAGGAGGTGGCCCTGGCCGACGCCCGCAAAGGCATCAGCATGTTCACCGGCGACAAGGTGAATGTCCCCATTCTGGGTCTGGTCGAGAACATGAGCTGGTTCACCCCGGCCGAACTGCCCGAAAACAAGTACTACCTCTTCGGCAAAGACGGTGGCAAACGGCTGGCCGAGGAGGCCGGCGTGCCTCTGCTGGGACAGATTCCCATCGTGCAGAGCATCTGCGAGAGCGGCGACTCGGGTCACCCCGTAGCCCTCGACGACTCGGTCACCGGGCTGGCCTTCAAACGGCTGGCCGAGGCTGTGGTCAAGGCAACCGACGAGCGCAACGCCACCCGCCCCTCGACCCAGCGGGTAGAGGTTCACAAGTAA
- a CDS encoding leucine-rich repeat domain-containing protein, with the protein MKQLLSIILLLFAAHSLRAVDYTCHTQAGQLQSLIGVPGSTITRLTVSGTLDARDFAYIGDSLTQLRSIDLTDCTIAAFESRDTYLANQSRFEANSLPAHTFIGFQNLTTVKLPRQTQAIGEAAFAGCPALTTVAWGDRLQTIDDLAFSGCTALNTPLPATLQTIGEYGFAQCAYTRLDLSGTALRTIGANAFGNCTRLTEVTLPASLQTLGERGFAGCSALTAIALPGSLQSLGEGCFAHCTALTRAEFATHALDTLPAYTFDHCTALAAIQVPDAVTHIGEGAFYYCTALTGCTLPDGVRSIGDYAFAGCSRMIHLTFLPEGLEQIGRWPFYGMRQLYSVSIPSTVTYIGDHAFDNCTRLAAVLAYPTLPPSLGEEVFREVPQANCALGVPDESIELYSGTPQWQEFDIRLLSNKEELTADNRLNVHFEQGNLIVQSDAPMRHIALYTPDGRLVCRESGETNEWAIDTRLYPGQIFILSVQMVSGEYHHLKVGRN; encoded by the coding sequence ATGAAACAGTTGTTATCCATCATCTTACTCCTGTTTGCCGCCCACAGCCTGCGGGCTGTCGACTACACCTGTCATACCCAAGCAGGACAATTGCAATCGCTCATCGGTGTTCCAGGCAGCACCATTACCCGGCTCACGGTATCGGGTACACTCGATGCCCGCGATTTCGCCTATATCGGCGACTCACTCACCCAGTTGAGAAGCATCGATTTGACCGACTGCACGATTGCGGCGTTCGAGAGCCGCGACACCTACCTGGCCAATCAATCGCGTTTCGAGGCCAACAGCCTGCCGGCCCATACGTTCATCGGGTTTCAAAACCTGACAACGGTCAAACTACCCCGCCAGACCCAAGCCATCGGCGAAGCGGCCTTTGCCGGGTGCCCGGCACTGACCACCGTAGCGTGGGGCGACCGATTGCAAACCATCGACGATCTGGCCTTCTCGGGCTGCACGGCGCTCAATACTCCACTCCCGGCTACCCTCCAAACCATCGGCGAATACGGTTTCGCCCAATGCGCCTACACCCGGCTCGACCTGTCGGGCACAGCCTTACGCACAATCGGAGCCAACGCCTTTGGCAACTGCACCCGCCTGACCGAAGTCACCCTGCCCGCCTCGCTGCAAACGTTGGGCGAAAGGGGTTTTGCCGGTTGCTCGGCACTCACCGCAATTGCCTTGCCCGGTTCGTTGCAGAGTTTGGGTGAAGGGTGTTTTGCCCATTGCACGGCCCTGACTCGCGCCGAGTTTGCGACCCATGCGCTCGACACCCTGCCGGCCTACACTTTTGATCACTGCACGGCGCTCGCCGCGATACAGGTACCCGACGCGGTTACCCACATCGGCGAAGGGGCATTCTACTACTGCACGGCCTTGACCGGCTGCACCTTGCCCGACGGCGTACGATCTATCGGCGACTACGCCTTTGCCGGTTGCAGCCGCATGATTCATCTCACCTTCCTGCCCGAAGGGCTCGAACAGATAGGTCGATGGCCTTTCTACGGCATGCGTCAGCTCTACTCGGTTTCAATACCCTCGACCGTCACCTACATCGGCGACCACGCCTTCGACAACTGCACCCGCCTGGCCGCCGTCCTGGCCTACCCCACACTTCCCCCTTCGCTGGGCGAAGAGGTATTCCGGGAGGTACCGCAGGCCAACTGTGCGCTGGGTGTCCCCGACGAGAGCATCGAGCTTTACAGCGGTACACCGCAATGGCAGGAATTTGACATACGGCTCCTCTCCAACAAGGAGGAACTTACGGCCGACAACCGGCTGAACGTCCATTTCGAGCAAGGAAACCTCATCGTGCAATCGGACGCCCCCATGCGACACATCGCCCTCTACACCCCCGACGGACGACTCGTCTGCCGGGAGAGCGGCGAGACCAACGAATGGGCTATCGACACCCGATTGTACCCCGGACAGATATTTATCCTCTCCGTACAGATGGTTTCGGGCGAATACCACCATCTGAAAGTGGGCCGGAATTAA
- the gap gene encoding type I glyceraldehyde-3-phosphate dehydrogenase: MIKVGINGFGRIGRFVFRAAQTRNDIQIVGINDLCPVDYLAYMLKYDTMHGHFDGTIEADVEKSQLIVNGKTIRVTAEKNPADLKWNEVGAEYVVESTGLFLTKEKAQAHIQAGAKYVVMSAPSKDDTPMFVCGVNENTYVKGTQFVSNASCTTNCLAPIAKVLNDKFGILDGLMTTVHSTTATQKTVDGPSMKDWRGGRAASGNIIPSSTGAAKAVGKVIPSLNGKLTGMSMRVPTLDVSVVDLTVNLAKPATYAEICAAMKEASEGELKGILGYTEDAVVSSDFLGDTRTSIFDAKAGIALTDTFVKVVSWYDNEIGYSNKVLDLIAHMAKVNG; the protein is encoded by the coding sequence ATGATTAAAGTAGGTATCAATGGATTTGGCCGCATCGGACGTTTCGTTTTCCGTGCAGCTCAAACAAGAAACGACATCCAGATCGTAGGTATTAACGACCTTTGCCCGGTTGACTATTTGGCATACATGTTGAAATACGACACGATGCACGGTCATTTCGATGGCACGATCGAAGCTGATGTTGAGAAAAGTCAGTTGATCGTAAACGGTAAAACCATTCGTGTTACCGCCGAAAAGAACCCTGCCGATTTGAAATGGAACGAGGTAGGTGCTGAATATGTAGTAGAATCTACCGGTCTCTTCCTGACCAAAGAAAAAGCCCAAGCTCACATTCAGGCTGGTGCCAAATATGTAGTTATGTCGGCTCCTTCGAAAGACGATACCCCCATGTTCGTTTGCGGTGTAAACGAGAACACCTACGTGAAAGGTACTCAATTCGTATCGAACGCTTCTTGTACGACCAACTGCTTGGCTCCTATCGCCAAAGTATTGAACGACAAGTTCGGTATCCTCGATGGTCTGATGACGACGGTTCACTCGACGACCGCTACTCAGAAAACCGTTGACGGTCCTTCGATGAAAGACTGGCGTGGTGGCCGTGCCGCTTCGGGCAACATTATCCCCTCTTCGACGGGTGCTGCCAAAGCCGTAGGTAAAGTTATTCCTTCGTTGAACGGCAAACTGACCGGTATGTCGATGCGTGTTCCGACCTTGGACGTTTCGGTTGTTGACTTGACGGTTAACTTGGCCAAACCGGCTACTTATGCCGAAATCTGCGCCGCTATGAAAGAGGCTTCGGAAGGCGAATTGAAAGGTATCCTGGGCTACACCGAAGATGCTGTTGTATCGTCTGACTTCCTGGGCGACACCCGCACTTCTATCTTCGATGCCAAAGCCGGTATCGCTTTGACCGACACCTTCGTAAAAGTTGTTTCTTGGTATGACAACGAGATCGGTTACTCGAACAAAGTGCTCGACCTCATCGCTCACATGGCCAAAGTAAACGGTTAA